The Citrifermentans bemidjiense Bem genome window below encodes:
- a CDS encoding prenyltransferase/squalene oxidase repeat-containing protein, whose product MKKLSLLMLSVVIAATVLIPPAFAAEKQKSVAVSKQDLSLKLEVENAIGKGLSWLALRQNSAGHWSQPEYPALSALVLTSFQGDPSGFYKRKYEPQIGKGYRYLLSNVRPDGGIYGKDLANYNTSISMMALLMSNNPEYEPVLKRARGFLVGLQDKRGDQFDGGIGYGGSYKNSDIVNTSFALEALHYTRYLKSDVAGEAEDLDWKAVVKFISRTQNLPGYNDQKWVTGDAENRGGFVYFPGDSKAGDKLLPDGRVALRSYGSGSYAGLLSYIYAQMDKNDPRVKEVYNWLSANYTLEENPGMGQEGLYYYYHTMAKALSTYGVDSIKLKNGKTVNWRTDLAKRFLDLQKEDGSWVNPTGRWWERDPVLVTSYSVLTLEILYRGL is encoded by the coding sequence ATGAAGAAACTCTCCTTGCTCATGTTGTCTGTCGTCATCGCCGCCACGGTCCTCATTCCCCCCGCTTTCGCCGCCGAAAAACAAAAGAGTGTAGCCGTCTCCAAGCAGGACCTCTCGCTGAAGCTGGAGGTTGAGAACGCCATCGGCAAGGGGCTCTCCTGGCTCGCCTTGCGCCAGAATTCGGCGGGGCATTGGTCCCAGCCGGAATACCCGGCGCTCTCGGCCCTGGTGCTCACTTCCTTCCAGGGGGACCCGTCTGGGTTTTACAAACGGAAGTACGAGCCGCAGATCGGCAAGGGGTACCGCTACCTCCTCTCCAACGTCAGGCCCGACGGCGGCATCTACGGCAAGGATCTCGCCAACTACAACACCTCCATCTCCATGATGGCGCTCCTTATGTCCAACAACCCCGAGTACGAGCCGGTTCTCAAAAGGGCCCGCGGCTTCCTGGTCGGGCTCCAGGACAAGAGGGGTGACCAGTTCGACGGCGGCATCGGCTATGGCGGCAGCTACAAGAACTCGGACATCGTCAACACCTCTTTCGCCCTGGAGGCGCTGCACTACACCCGCTACCTGAAGAGCGACGTGGCGGGGGAGGCCGAGGACCTGGACTGGAAGGCGGTGGTGAAGTTCATCTCCCGCACCCAGAACCTCCCCGGCTATAACGACCAGAAGTGGGTCACCGGCGACGCCGAAAACCGCGGCGGGTTCGTCTATTTCCCCGGCGACTCGAAGGCAGGCGACAAACTCCTCCCCGACGGCCGGGTGGCGCTCCGCTCCTACGGCAGCGGCTCCTATGCCGGGCTTTTGAGTTACATCTACGCGCAGATGGACAAGAACGACCCCCGCGTGAAAGAGGTCTACAACTGGCTCAGCGCGAACTATACGCTTGAGGAAAATCCGGGGATGGGGCAGGAAGGGCTTTACTACTACTACCACACCATGGCCAAGGCCCTGAGCACCTACGGCGTGGACAGCATCAAGCTCAAAAACGGCAAGACCGTCAACTGGCGCACCGACCTGGCCAAGCGCTTCCTCGACCTACAGAAGGAGGACGGCTCCTGGGTGAACCCCACCGGCCGCTGGTGGGAGAGGGATCCGGTCCTGGTCACCTCCTATTCCGTGCTCACCCTGGAGATCCTGTACCGGGGACTGTGA